In Polynucleobacter sp. TUM22923, one genomic interval encodes:
- the phoU gene encoding phosphate signaling complex protein PhoU → MPDKHLSSQFDADLNSLSSRLLEMGGLVESQISNAMRAFTQMDVETCNLVIQNEKLVNDLEIQIDSACTELIARRQPTARDLRLVMAVSKAITNLERAGDEAERVAKRTKRLIESGTAHNINVAEIRLSGQMAISLLRRSLDAFARLDTIAAAEVVEEDRQIDEEFRAFVRKLITYMMEDPHTITAGLDMLTIAKAIERIGDHAKNIAEFVIYVAKGSDVRHMPREELVREANKP, encoded by the coding sequence ATGCCAGATAAGCACCTTTCGTCACAATTTGACGCTGATTTAAATTCACTTTCCAGTCGCCTATTAGAAATGGGTGGGCTAGTAGAGTCTCAGATCTCAAATGCGATGCGCGCTTTTACGCAAATGGATGTTGAGACCTGTAACCTCGTCATTCAAAATGAAAAGTTAGTAAATGATCTAGAAATTCAGATTGACTCCGCTTGTACTGAGTTGATTGCTCGCCGCCAACCTACTGCCCGTGACTTGCGTTTGGTGATGGCGGTTTCAAAAGCGATTACCAATCTGGAGCGTGCTGGTGATGAGGCTGAGCGTGTAGCAAAGCGGACTAAACGGTTGATTGAGTCTGGCACAGCACACAATATTAATGTTGCAGAGATTCGCCTATCTGGTCAGATGGCAATTTCTCTATTACGCCGAAGTTTAGATGCTTTTGCACGTTTAGATACGATTGCTGCAGCTGAGGTAGTAGAGGAGGATCGTCAGATTGATGAGGAGTTTAGGGCCTTTGTTCGTAAGCTAATCACCTACATGATGGAAGACCCACATACGATTACGGCTGGTTTAGATATGTTAACGATAGCAAAAGCCATCGAACGCATTGGTGATCACGCAAAAAATATTGCAGAGTTTGTAATATATGTTGCTAAGGGATCTGATGTGCGGCATATGCCTCGTGAAGAATTAGTACGTGAGGCCAATAAGCCCTAA
- the pstB gene encoding phosphate ABC transporter ATP-binding protein PstB yields MKTMFDLRQSDSQEAGVDSNGNQAAPQVAVNALEVRNLNFFYGSFQGLKDINLNIEQGKVTAFIGPSGCGKSTLLRTFNRMYDLYPGQRAEGEINFYGQNILESGQDLNLLRSRIGMVFQKPTPFPMSIYENIAFGVRLYEKLSRSEMDERVEWALNKAALWNEAKDKLNQSGLSLSGGQQQRLCIARSVAVKPSVMLLDEPTSALDPISTGKIEELINELKHEYTIAIVTHNMQQAARVSDYTAYMYLGNLVEFGKTDEIFIKPQRKETEDYITGRFG; encoded by the coding sequence ATGAAAACAATGTTTGATTTAAGGCAGTCTGATAGTCAGGAAGCTGGCGTGGATTCAAATGGCAATCAAGCCGCTCCTCAAGTGGCTGTTAATGCCCTTGAAGTGCGAAACCTGAATTTCTTTTATGGGTCATTTCAAGGTCTAAAAGATATTAATCTCAATATTGAGCAGGGTAAAGTTACTGCGTTTATTGGCCCCTCTGGTTGCGGCAAGTCGACTCTACTTCGGACATTCAATCGAATGTATGACCTTTATCCTGGGCAGCGCGCAGAAGGCGAGATCAATTTTTACGGTCAAAATATTCTCGAATCAGGGCAAGATTTAAATTTACTCCGATCTCGAATTGGAATGGTTTTTCAAAAACCGACTCCTTTCCCAATGTCCATTTATGAAAATATTGCCTTTGGGGTGCGCTTATATGAAAAGCTTTCACGCTCTGAAATGGATGAGCGAGTAGAGTGGGCCTTAAATAAGGCTGCTCTGTGGAACGAGGCTAAAGATAAACTCAATCAAAGTGGTCTATCCCTATCGGGTGGCCAGCAACAGCGTTTATGTATTGCTCGTAGCGTTGCCGTTAAGCCCTCGGTGATGTTGTTAGATGAGCCAACTTCAGCATTGGATCCTATCTCTACCGGCAAAATTGAGGAATTGATTAATGAGCTCAAGCATGAGTACACGATTGCGATTGTGACCCATAATATGCAGCAGGCAGCCCGCGTTTCAGATTACACGGCCTATATGTATCTGGGTAATTTAGTGGAGTTCGGTAAGACAGATGAAATTTTCATCAAACCACAGCGTAAAGAAACCGAAGATTACATTACCGGCCGTTTCGGTTAA
- the pstS gene encoding phosphate ABC transporter substrate-binding protein PstS, whose protein sequence is MKSFLKTALVISAISIAPAAFALDMTGAGATFPYPIYAKWAEAYKAKTGNNLNYQSIGSSGGIKQIKAKTVDFGATDNPVKFEDLEKDGLVQFPAIIGGVVPVINVEGVKAYELKLSPDTLSDIFQGTITNWNDRRVVLNNPGMKMPDLPITVVHRADGSGTTAIFTNYLAKVSQNWKDSVGEGAAVKWPAVSSVGGKGNEGVAANVLRVKGAIGYVEYAYAKKNKMTSVSLKNKDEQFVQPDDLTFAAAAASTDWSKVPGMGTFITNSPGAKSWPITGASFILIYKSPENKANVAEVLKFFDFAFKDGKKMAEELDYVAMPDATTDFIRKNVFTKVVTK, encoded by the coding sequence ATGAAATCTTTTTTGAAAACAGCGCTTGTGATCAGCGCGATTTCAATTGCTCCAGCTGCTTTTGCATTAGATATGACTGGCGCAGGCGCAACTTTCCCATACCCAATTTATGCTAAATGGGCTGAGGCTTATAAAGCGAAGACAGGCAATAACCTGAACTATCAATCCATCGGATCCTCTGGTGGTATCAAGCAAATTAAAGCTAAAACAGTGGATTTTGGTGCAACTGATAATCCAGTGAAATTTGAAGATCTAGAAAAAGATGGTCTAGTTCAATTTCCAGCGATTATTGGCGGTGTAGTGCCCGTAATTAACGTAGAGGGCGTAAAGGCTTACGAACTCAAACTTTCACCAGATACCTTGTCAGATATTTTCCAGGGCACTATCACTAACTGGAATGACAGACGAGTTGTCTTGAACAACCCAGGCATGAAAATGCCTGACTTGCCAATTACCGTAGTGCATCGCGCCGATGGATCTGGTACGACTGCTATTTTTACTAACTACTTAGCTAAAGTCAGCCAGAACTGGAAAGATTCTGTTGGGGAAGGCGCTGCAGTAAAGTGGCCAGCCGTATCCTCAGTAGGTGGTAAGGGTAATGAGGGTGTAGCAGCAAACGTACTGCGCGTTAAAGGGGCCATTGGTTACGTTGAGTATGCTTACGCTAAGAAAAATAAAATGACCAGCGTATCTTTGAAAAATAAGGACGAACAATTTGTTCAGCCAGACGACCTTACATTTGCAGCGGCCGCGGCTAGTACTGATTGGTCCAAGGTTCCAGGTATGGGTACATTTATTACTAATAGTCCTGGTGCTAAATCATGGCCAATCACTGGCGCTTCATTCATCTTGATTTACAAGTCCCCAGAAAATAAGGCAAACGTTGCTGAAGTTCTGAAGTTTTTCGACTTTGCGTTCAAGGATGGCAAGAAAATGGCTGAAGAGCTCGATTATGTTGCGATGCCAGATGCGACTACAGACTTCATCCGTAAGAATGTATTTACAAAGGTAGTAACTAAGTAA
- the folP gene encoding dihydropteroate synthase, protein MGILNATPDSFSDGGQFRSATDAIAQAERMIASGADIIDIGGESTRPGAEPVSLQEELDRVLPVIEALKNCGVALSIDTYKAETMRQALKLGVDCVNDVWALRQEGAVDAILENRAGQPCGVILMHMQRDPQTMQFDPHYQDVIADVKSFLNQRAAYLVEKGVAPNSIVIDPGFGFGKSLEHNLQMLAHFEQFSQLTYSVLAGISRKSMLGKLTGRDTSERVAPSIAAAILAADRGARIIRVHDVQETVDALKLWEAVQD, encoded by the coding sequence ATGGGTATCTTGAACGCTACTCCCGATTCATTCTCGGATGGCGGTCAGTTTCGTAGCGCGACTGACGCGATAGCCCAAGCGGAGCGCATGATTGCTAGCGGGGCAGACATCATTGATATCGGCGGTGAGTCTACTCGACCAGGTGCTGAGCCCGTTTCCTTGCAGGAAGAATTGGACCGTGTCTTGCCGGTAATTGAGGCGCTAAAAAATTGTGGTGTTGCACTGTCGATTGATACCTACAAAGCAGAAACAATGCGCCAAGCCCTAAAGCTCGGCGTTGACTGCGTAAATGATGTTTGGGCCCTAAGACAAGAGGGTGCTGTGGATGCCATTTTAGAAAACAGGGCTGGCCAACCATGCGGTGTTATTTTGATGCATATGCAGCGTGACCCACAAACAATGCAATTTGATCCGCATTATCAAGACGTCATCGCTGATGTGAAGTCATTTCTGAATCAACGTGCAGCCTACTTGGTAGAAAAAGGCGTAGCCCCTAACAGCATTGTTATTGATCCGGGCTTTGGATTTGGTAAGAGCCTTGAGCATAATCTACAGATGCTTGCTCACTTTGAGCAATTCTCGCAATTAACTTATTCCGTTTTAGCAGGGATTTCTCGGAAGTCAATGTTGGGTAAGTTGACGGGTCGCGACACAAGCGAAAGAGTTGCCCCTAGCATTGCTGCGGCCATTCTTGCGGCAGATCGAGGTGCCCGCATTATCCGAGTGCACGATGTACAGGAGACAGTAGATGCACTCAAGCTCTGGGAGGCGGTTCAAGACTAG
- a CDS encoding YhbY family RNA-binding protein, translating into MTALTITPAQRKSLKTQAHDLSPVVMIGGDGLTPAVIKEAKLAIAHHGLIKIRVFGDEREARIAMYEELCDKLDAAPVQHIGKLLVIWKPKAEIDTALLNLDRSYKQTKKSLQAPRTKRQGVRTSSKEGIRTSTSERSDRRSAASKSPFTRAAAVKTASASTAAPKKRVLRADAAESKIGWSSPGYRKAAPAAAPIKKRKARMSSTKKKSLGS; encoded by the coding sequence ATGACCGCACTTACCATTACCCCCGCACAACGAAAATCACTCAAAACACAAGCTCATGACCTCAGTCCTGTTGTCATGATCGGTGGCGATGGCCTTACTCCAGCAGTAATTAAAGAGGCAAAGCTCGCCATTGCCCATCATGGCTTAATCAAAATTCGTGTTTTTGGTGATGAACGTGAAGCCCGCATTGCCATGTACGAAGAGCTCTGTGACAAACTCGATGCCGCTCCAGTGCAGCATATTGGCAAACTTCTGGTCATCTGGAAACCAAAAGCAGAAATTGATACTGCATTACTAAATTTGGACAGATCATACAAGCAGACCAAAAAATCCTTACAAGCACCTCGCACCAAACGACAGGGTGTTCGCACCTCATCCAAAGAGGGTATTCGGACTAGCACTTCCGAAAGGTCTGATAGACGTTCTGCCGCTAGCAAATCACCCTTTACAAGAGCTGCAGCAGTCAAGACGGCAAGCGCTTCAACTGCAGCCCCCAAGAAGCGAGTGTTACGTGCAGATGCTGCTGAATCTAAAATCGGCTGGTCATCACCTGGCTACCGTAAAGCAGCGCCTGCAGCAGCGCCGATTAAAAAGCGCAAAGCACGCATGAGCAGCACCAAGAAAAAATCACTGGGCTCTTAA
- the phoB gene encoding phosphate regulon transcriptional regulator PhoB, translating into MAQRILVVEDEPSIAELISINLSHAGYQVEKALQTEVALKMMQESLPSLLILDWMLPGKSGVQFARELRANERFRSLPILMLTAKSDEADKVLGLDSGADDYVTKPFSPKELVARVRAILRRQLPIEEAGSGPLSVGPLRLDPSSHRVTVVIPHCDPTSVSLGPTEYRLLQFLMSNPERVHSRASLLDKVWGNEVYIEERTIDVHIKRLRAALAPTDSDRFIETVRGSGYRITKIPTQI; encoded by the coding sequence ATTGCTCAGCGTATTTTAGTAGTAGAGGATGAGCCATCAATTGCTGAACTGATCTCTATTAACTTGAGCCATGCAGGCTATCAGGTTGAGAAGGCGCTTCAAACCGAAGTTGCTCTGAAAATGATGCAAGAGTCATTGCCTAGTCTATTGATTCTGGATTGGATGTTACCTGGTAAGTCCGGAGTTCAATTCGCTAGAGAGCTGCGTGCAAATGAACGCTTTAGAAGTCTGCCTATTTTGATGCTAACCGCCAAAAGTGATGAAGCAGATAAAGTGTTAGGTCTAGATTCTGGTGCAGATGATTACGTTACCAAGCCCTTTTCTCCCAAAGAGCTTGTAGCGCGGGTGAGGGCCATTTTGAGGCGTCAGCTTCCCATCGAGGAAGCGGGCTCTGGCCCATTATCAGTCGGCCCCTTGAGATTGGATCCTTCATCTCACCGCGTTACTGTTGTGATCCCGCATTGTGATCCCACGTCCGTTTCCTTGGGCCCAACGGAGTACCGGCTTCTTCAGTTCTTGATGTCAAATCCCGAAAGAGTTCACTCTAGAGCCAGTCTACTGGATAAGGTTTGGGGTAACGAGGTCTATATCGAAGAGCGTACGATCGATGTTCATATTAAAAGACTGCGAGCCGCATTAGCCCCCACTGACAGCGATCGTTTTATTGAGACGGTGCGTGGAAGTGGCTACCGCATTACTAAGATTCCTACCCAAATCTAG
- the ftsH gene encoding ATP-dependent zinc metalloprotease FtsH, whose product MNSNMLQKIGVWLIVGLVLFTVFKQFDKPREQNQVTYSQFMDDAKAGKVRRVDVQGRTLQVTPNDGSKYSIITPGDIWMVGDLMKYGVQVTGKADDEPNLLVSALYYLGPTLLIIGFWFFMMRQMQGGGKGGAFSFGKSKARLIDENSNTVTFADVAGCDEAKEEVFEIVDFLKDPQKFQKLGGRIPHGILLVGPPGTGKTLIARAIAGEAKVPFFAISGSDFVEMFVGVGASRVRDMFENAKKNSPCIIFIDEIDAVGRHRGAGMGGGNDEREQTLNQMLVEMDGFESNSGVIVVAATNRSDVLDRALLRPGRFDRQVHVGLPDIRGREQILQVHMRKVPIDPDVNAAVLARGTPGFSGADLANLVNESALFAARRNKRAVDMKDFEDAKDKIYMGPERKSAVMREEERRNTAYHESGHAVVAKSLPKADPVHKVTIMPRGMALGVTWQLPEFDRVNLYKDRMMEELAILFGGRAAEEVFLNSMSTGASNDFERATKMARDMVTRYGMSDSLGTMVYVDTESESMFGRQSSKTVSELTQQKVDAEIRALVDSQYALARSILEQNRDKVEAMVAALLEMETIDAEQITDIMEGRPPRTPKLPPATTFGNSAGTPGPAAGSTPATA is encoded by the coding sequence TTGAATAGCAATATGTTGCAAAAAATCGGTGTGTGGCTCATTGTGGGCTTAGTCTTGTTTACTGTTTTTAAACAGTTCGACAAGCCTAGGGAACAGAATCAGGTCACGTATTCCCAATTTATGGACGATGCTAAGGCTGGCAAAGTCAGGCGCGTTGACGTGCAAGGGCGTACCTTGCAAGTGACTCCGAACGACGGCAGCAAGTATTCGATCATTACGCCAGGCGACATTTGGATGGTTGGCGATCTGATGAAGTACGGCGTGCAAGTTACCGGCAAAGCTGATGACGAACCTAATTTATTGGTTTCTGCTTTGTATTACCTTGGACCTACTTTATTGATCATTGGTTTTTGGTTTTTCATGATGCGTCAAATGCAGGGTGGTGGTAAGGGTGGTGCATTCTCGTTTGGTAAATCCAAGGCGCGCTTGATCGACGAAAACAGTAACACCGTGACTTTTGCGGATGTGGCAGGTTGCGATGAAGCCAAGGAAGAAGTCTTCGAGATTGTGGACTTCCTCAAGGATCCTCAGAAATTTCAGAAGCTGGGTGGTCGTATTCCACACGGCATTTTGCTCGTTGGCCCTCCTGGTACAGGTAAGACTTTAATAGCGCGCGCTATTGCTGGTGAAGCAAAAGTCCCTTTCTTTGCTATCTCAGGTTCTGACTTTGTTGAAATGTTCGTGGGCGTTGGCGCATCTCGCGTGCGTGACATGTTTGAGAACGCTAAGAAGAATTCTCCTTGCATCATCTTTATTGATGAGATTGATGCTGTGGGTCGTCATCGTGGTGCCGGTATGGGTGGCGGTAACGATGAGCGTGAGCAAACATTGAATCAGATGTTGGTGGAGATGGATGGCTTTGAAAGCAATAGCGGCGTCATCGTTGTTGCTGCAACGAACCGCTCTGATGTATTGGATCGCGCCTTGTTACGTCCAGGACGTTTCGATCGCCAGGTCCATGTCGGCTTGCCAGATATTCGTGGCCGTGAACAAATTTTGCAAGTGCATATGCGTAAAGTTCCCATTGATCCAGACGTGAACGCTGCTGTATTAGCGCGTGGTACACCTGGATTTTCAGGGGCGGATTTGGCGAACTTGGTAAATGAATCTGCATTGTTTGCAGCCCGTCGTAATAAACGCGCGGTAGACATGAAGGACTTTGAGGACGCTAAAGATAAGATCTACATGGGTCCTGAGCGTAAGTCTGCAGTCATGCGCGAGGAAGAGCGTCGCAATACGGCTTATCACGAGTCCGGGCATGCAGTGGTGGCTAAGTCATTGCCAAAGGCTGACCCTGTCCATAAGGTTACTATCATGCCCCGTGGCATGGCTCTGGGTGTGACTTGGCAGTTGCCTGAGTTTGATCGAGTGAACCTATACAAAGACCGCATGATGGAAGAGTTGGCGATTCTATTTGGTGGTCGCGCAGCAGAAGAAGTATTTTTGAACTCCATGAGTACGGGCGCCTCTAATGACTTTGAACGTGCCACCAAAATGGCGCGGGATATGGTGACTCGTTACGGTATGAGCGATAGCTTGGGCACAATGGTCTATGTTGATACAGAATCTGAGAGTATGTTCGGTCGTCAAAGCTCAAAGACTGTTTCTGAGTTGACTCAACAAAAAGTAGATGCAGAAATACGAGCATTAGTTGATAGTCAGTACGCTTTGGCCAGATCTATTCTGGAGCAAAACCGTGACAAGGTTGAAGCTATGGTTGCCGCTTTGCTAGAGATGGAGACTATTGATGCTGAGCAGATTACAGACATCATGGAAGGCCGTCCACCACGTACTCCGAAGCTACCGCCCGCTACTACCTTTGGAAACTCTGCAGGTACACCAGGACCTGCAGCTGGTAGTACGCCAGCAACTGCTTAG
- the pstC gene encoding phosphate ABC transporter permease subunit PstC yields the protein MMELTQSHSAPTPQALRIAKLQRVQDFLFHRITQFFALSVLIALVGIMVSLVGNAWPALSTFGIGFFFTQEWDIVNGEFGGLIAIYGTLVTSLIALLIAVPLSFGIAVFLTELCPSPLRRPLGTAVELLAAVPSIIYGMFGLFIFAPLFADYIQPALAATLGQIPGFGILFSGAFNGIGILCAGLILAMMILPFIASVMRDVFEIVPPVLKESAYGIGCTTWEVVKNVVLPYTKAGVIGGVMLGLGRALGETMAVTFVIGNAHRLSPSLFAPGTSIASTLANEFGEAEAGNHLSSLFALGLALFMITFIVLACAKWMLSSMEKKQGLKT from the coding sequence ATGATGGAATTAACTCAGTCTCATTCAGCACCAACACCGCAAGCTTTGCGTATTGCAAAGTTACAGCGCGTACAGGATTTTTTGTTTCATCGGATCACTCAATTTTTTGCCTTATCAGTCTTAATTGCCTTAGTAGGAATTATGGTGTCTTTGGTTGGCAATGCTTGGCCTGCACTGAGTACTTTTGGGATTGGCTTTTTCTTCACCCAAGAGTGGGACATTGTGAATGGTGAGTTTGGTGGATTAATTGCAATCTACGGCACCTTAGTCACCTCTTTGATTGCTTTGCTGATTGCCGTTCCATTAAGTTTTGGGATTGCTGTATTTTTAACTGAGCTTTGCCCATCCCCTTTGCGTAGACCCTTAGGTACGGCGGTAGAGTTATTGGCCGCTGTCCCATCGATCATTTATGGCATGTTTGGCTTATTCATCTTCGCCCCATTATTTGCCGACTATATTCAGCCAGCATTGGCAGCCACTTTAGGGCAGATTCCGGGCTTTGGCATTTTATTCTCTGGTGCTTTTAATGGTATCGGTATCTTGTGTGCTGGATTGATCTTAGCCATGATGATCCTGCCCTTTATTGCGTCAGTGATGCGTGATGTATTTGAGATCGTTCCACCGGTTCTAAAGGAATCGGCTTATGGTATTGGTTGCACTACTTGGGAAGTGGTTAAAAATGTCGTGCTTCCGTACACCAAGGCAGGCGTTATAGGCGGAGTGATGTTGGGTCTTGGTCGAGCGCTTGGTGAAACTATGGCAGTTACTTTTGTGATTGGCAATGCCCATCGACTTTCTCCTTCATTGTTTGCGCCTGGCACTTCGATTGCCTCGACGCTTGCTAATGAATTTGGTGAAGCGGAGGCAGGCAACCATTTGTCATCCCTGTTTGCACTGGGTTTAGCGCTTTTCATGATTACTTTTATCGTCTTAGCCTGCGCTAAGTGGATGCTAAGTAGTATGGAGAAAAAGCAGGGGCTAAAAACATGA
- a CDS encoding RlmE family RNA methyltransferase, whose amino-acid sequence MAKNKFNKSWLQDHLQDPYVKMAQKEGYRARAVYKLSEIDEQDHLIKAGMTVVDLGSAPGSWSQYARNRLTELGKNNPQIESGKPDGTIIAIDILPMEEIADVSFIQGDFREDEGLQALEALLPANSGGKVDLVLSDMAPNLSGVGVADAARMAFLAEIALDFSLVHLKPEGALLIKCFNGSGYSQIVESFKKVFKTVASRKPKASRARSSEIFLLGRNLKPPK is encoded by the coding sequence GTGGCAAAGAATAAATTTAATAAAAGTTGGTTACAGGATCACCTGCAAGATCCTTACGTCAAGATGGCCCAGAAAGAGGGCTATCGTGCTCGAGCAGTCTATAAGCTCAGTGAGATTGATGAGCAAGATCACCTCATTAAGGCGGGGATGACCGTAGTGGACCTGGGTAGTGCTCCAGGAAGCTGGTCACAGTACGCGCGTAATCGCCTGACAGAGCTAGGAAAAAATAATCCCCAAATTGAGTCTGGTAAGCCTGACGGCACCATTATTGCGATTGATATTCTTCCCATGGAGGAGATTGCAGACGTTAGCTTTATTCAGGGTGACTTTCGTGAGGATGAGGGCCTTCAGGCGCTAGAGGCGCTGTTACCAGCTAATTCTGGTGGAAAAGTAGATTTAGTACTATCAGATATGGCGCCTAACCTTTCGGGAGTAGGTGTGGCCGATGCGGCGCGAATGGCCTTCTTAGCTGAAATTGCCTTGGACTTTTCTCTTGTGCATCTCAAGCCGGAGGGGGCTTTGCTCATCAAGTGCTTTAACGGTAGTGGCTATAGTCAAATCGTCGAATCGTTCAAAAAAGTCTTTAAAACGGTTGCTTCCCGAAAGCCCAAGGCATCCAGAGCGCGCTCATCGGAGATCTTTCTCTTAGGTAGAAACCTCAAGCCGCCTAAATAA
- the glmM gene encoding phosphoglucosamine mutase has translation MKKQYFGTDGIRGEVGQFPIVPEFMTRLGYAAGKVLTRAAKPGERCKILIGKDTRVSGYLLEASLEAGFAAAGVDVMLCGPIPTPGVAYLTKALRLSAGLVISASHNPYQDNGIKFFSAKGDKLSDDFELAIEAELALPMGCVSSEELGKAFRLDDAAGRYIEFCKSSFPGELNLKGMKLVVDCANGAAYHTAPHVFHELGAEVISIGVSPNGRNINDGCGATAPAALVAKVKEVGADLGIALDGDADRLQMVDATGQLFNGDELLYVLTKDRIARGQALGGVVGTLMTNLAIENAIKDLGIEFERANVGDRYVLELLKQRGWILGGEGSGHLLCLDQHSTGDGTIAALQVLAAMSHNKQSLAQLLDTVQIFPQVLLNIRFKVAYNWKSDEALQTQIKQVEKDLEGKGRVLIRASGTEPLLRVMVEAQDGEVAMRAAKSIAALIPTS, from the coding sequence ATGAAAAAACAATACTTTGGTACAGATGGCATTCGCGGTGAAGTAGGGCAATTTCCGATTGTTCCTGAATTTATGACGCGCCTTGGGTATGCTGCTGGCAAAGTATTAACCCGTGCTGCCAAACCAGGAGAGCGCTGTAAGATTTTGATTGGTAAAGACACGCGGGTATCAGGCTATTTGTTGGAGGCCTCCTTGGAGGCGGGTTTTGCAGCGGCTGGTGTTGATGTCATGCTTTGTGGCCCTATTCCGACTCCGGGCGTTGCTTACCTCACTAAGGCTTTACGGCTCTCTGCAGGTCTAGTGATTTCTGCATCTCACAACCCATATCAAGATAACGGTATCAAGTTCTTTTCTGCGAAGGGCGACAAACTCTCGGACGACTTTGAGTTAGCGATTGAAGCTGAATTAGCGCTGCCGATGGGATGCGTTAGCTCTGAAGAATTAGGCAAGGCCTTTCGTCTTGACGATGCAGCAGGGCGTTATATTGAGTTTTGTAAGTCTAGCTTTCCGGGCGAGTTAAATCTCAAGGGAATGAAATTGGTTGTTGACTGCGCCAACGGCGCTGCTTATCACACCGCCCCACATGTATTTCATGAGTTGGGGGCTGAGGTAATTTCTATCGGGGTGAGCCCGAACGGGCGCAATATTAACGATGGGTGTGGCGCTACTGCGCCAGCGGCTTTAGTTGCCAAGGTCAAAGAAGTGGGTGCCGATCTGGGTATTGCTCTGGACGGTGATGCAGACCGCCTGCAAATGGTCGATGCTACTGGGCAACTTTTCAACGGTGATGAATTACTTTACGTCCTCACTAAAGATCGTATTGCCAGAGGGCAGGCTTTAGGGGGTGTTGTGGGCACCTTGATGACCAACTTGGCCATAGAAAATGCCATTAAAGACCTGGGTATTGAATTTGAGCGTGCTAATGTCGGCGACCGCTATGTCCTAGAATTACTTAAGCAAAGAGGCTGGATATTAGGTGGCGAAGGTTCTGGTCATCTACTTTGCTTAGATCAGCATTCGACTGGTGATGGCACCATCGCTGCGCTGCAGGTTTTGGCGGCGATGAGCCACAACAAACAGAGTCTGGCGCAGCTACTCGACACTGTCCAGATCTTTCCGCAGGTATTGCTCAATATTCGCTTTAAGGTTGCTTACAACTGGAAATCAGACGAAGCCCTTCAAACTCAGATAAAGCAGGTTGAGAAAGACCTAGAGGGTAAGGGTAGGGTATTAATTCGGGCATCTGGGACGGAGCCCCTCTTGCGAGTGATGGTTGAGGCTCAAGATGGCGAAGTTGCTATGCGCGCTGCTAAAAGTATTGCTGCCCTAATACCCACTTCATAA
- the pstA gene encoding phosphate ABC transporter permease PstA, with translation MNNFSNIDPSIFARRKRKNRIGLTLSTIAMTLGMIFLMWILSVLFFKGFSALGLSLFTQSTPAPGSEGGGLANAIVGSLMMVGCCTLISTPIGVLAGLYLSEYGDRSKIAAITRFVTDIMLSAPSIVIGLFVYALVVAQVRHFSGWAGTIALALIAIPVVVRTTENMLRLVPGSLREAAYALGTPKWKVAFMITLRAAQSGVMTGILLSLARVSGETAPLLFTALNNQFFSTNMNAPMANLPVVIFQFAMSPYDNWVELAWGGALLITFAVLGLNILARVVFRQKVQG, from the coding sequence ATGAACAATTTTTCTAATATTGACCCCAGTATTTTTGCAAGACGTAAGCGTAAAAATAGGATTGGCCTGACCTTATCCACCATTGCGATGACTCTGGGTATGATTTTTTTAATGTGGATTCTTTCTGTATTGTTTTTTAAGGGATTTTCTGCTTTAGGTCTTAGCCTCTTCACGCAAAGCACGCCAGCCCCTGGATCAGAAGGTGGCGGCCTCGCCAATGCTATTGTTGGTAGCTTGATGATGGTTGGATGCTGTACCTTAATCAGTACTCCAATTGGAGTATTGGCTGGCTTGTATCTTTCCGAATATGGGGATCGTAGCAAAATTGCTGCCATTACCCGATTTGTTACTGACATTATGTTGTCGGCCCCATCTATTGTTATTGGCCTATTTGTATACGCGCTTGTAGTGGCTCAAGTGAGGCATTTTTCTGGGTGGGCGGGAACTATTGCCCTGGCTTTGATTGCTATTCCCGTAGTGGTTCGCACTACCGAAAACATGTTGCGCTTGGTGCCGGGAAGTTTGCGTGAGGCAGCCTATGCTTTAGGTACGCCTAAATGGAAGGTGGCTTTTATGATCACCTTGAGGGCAGCCCAAAGTGGCGTGATGACCGGTATTTTGTTATCCCTTGCTCGGGTGAGTGGCGAAACAGCGCCCTTGCTATTTACGGCACTGAATAACCAATTCTTCTCTACTAATATGAATGCGCCCATGGCCAACTTACCAGTAGTGATCTTCCAATTTGCGATGAGTCCTTACGATAACTGGGTTGAGTTGGCTTGGGGCGGTGCCCTTTTAATTACCTTTGCAGTTCTGGGTCTCAATATATTGGCTCGCGTAGTGTTTCGTCAGAAGGTTCAAGGATGA